In one window of Helianthus annuus cultivar XRQ/B chromosome 17, HanXRQr2.0-SUNRISE, whole genome shotgun sequence DNA:
- the LOC110925052 gene encoding uncharacterized protein LOC110925052 has product MSRKLAEKLPGQFAGNTQPNPNAHAKAITTRSGKTVGNPRVEERVVDEEGDVIDEEIEMEAPGKVQKRLSPASTAQPGESQSEKKVEKTPIDVRPSPLVNHAYVPFPSRLKNRKYSREYGQFLDIFKQLKINHPFIEALQSMPKYVKFLKDLLRNKEKLGELSNVPLNGGCSAVVLNKLPEKLTDPGIFTIPCLFGSNTNTRALADLGASINLMPFSLYEKLDLGE; this is encoded by the coding sequence ATGTCTAGAAAATTAGCGGAGAAGTTACCCGGTCAGTTTGCTGGTAACACCCAACCCAATCCCAATGCCCATGCTAAAGCCATTACCACTCGCAGTGGCAAGACCGTAGGAAACCCTAGAGTCGAGGAGAGAGTAGTTGATGAAGAGGGAGATGTGATTGATGAGGAGATCGAAATGGAGGCTCCTGGCAAAGTGCAAAAGAGGCTaagcccagcaagtaccgcacagccCGGTGAGTCTCAAAGTGAGAAGAAAGTTGAGAAAACCCCTATAGATGTTAGACCTTCACCTTTAGTGAACCATGCGTACGTTCCGTTTCCCTCACGCCTTAAGAACCGAAAATACTCAAGGGAATACGGACAATTTCTAGACATCTTCAAGCAATTGAAGATTAATCATCCGTTTATAGAGGCACTTCAATCGATGCCTAAGTACGTGAAGTTCTTGAAAGATCTCCTTAGGAACAAAGAGAAGTTAGGAGAGTTGTCTAACGTCCCATTGAATGGGGGATGTTCCGCCGTGGTGTTAAATAAGCTTCCCGAAAAGCTTACCGATCCCGGTATTTTTACCATTCCTTGTCTATTCGGTAGCAACACCAACACTAGAGCTTTGGCCGATTTAGGTGCTAGCATCAACTTGATGCCCTTTTCTCTTTATGAGAAGCTAGACCTAGGagagtga